In Solanum lycopersicum chromosome 3, SLM_r2.1, the genomic stretch GTCTCTACTTGAACTTGAATCCTAGTATATGATTTTCACCCATTTTATTGATTGCTGGCCTACACCGTTGGGTGCAGAAATTATGCAAGTTTGACATTGCTTAAATTCATACCATAGATCTAAATTGGACTATGTAATAtccttttttcttgaaaatattataatgtAGCAACTAAAAACTTCATGCTATTTACCCTTGTGGAAGTGTAACATTGCTTTATTTCTTTTAGATGTCACGAATTATCAATAGACATGCTCAGCAAGAGCAAGATCACTTGACTGTTAAAAAAGAATCCTCTTAGTCCCAAATTTCTACCATTGTGGTCACAAATGCAGTAATCAAAACTACCATCCTTACCAAAAAATAGTTCCAATCAACATCATTTGAATACCTTCTTTTCTTCTACTgtaaattaatataatgttaTGCTTAAATGTATACTATTTCTTATAggattttataaaaaacaatgaaaaaggcATGATAGGAAACTAAAAGACGTTAAtgaaaagtataaaagaatCCAGAATGTATACCATATATGTTCAACCTTTAAGGTTCGTCATATTGAACCCATTGTATTTTTAGAATTATGGATCCAGAAATACTAGTCAATTATGAAGTTCTAGTAATTTTTTAGGCATAGATTCATATTGAGCATCGAAAATAGAAGCAGATGAACCTAGCATTGAAACACTACATCCGCCTCCTATGGGAAGTCACACTTGCTATTAACACCAAGTCTTCAAGCAATCATACTTAACAACCACCCATTCATTAGAAAATAGAATGAGATTTGAGACTTAATTGGTTATGCATTTATGACGACTTGTGGAATTGAAAAATGGAAAAAGGATTCTATGTCATTACATATTTATATCTTTAATTCTATGCTCTATCTTATTACAATTATTAGGGAAAGAAAAAGGAAGTCATGGAAGTTTATAACAACTTCTACCAAGTCAAACCCCTCTAGTAATAACTTGATAAAATTGTAATGACCTAGGTAAAAGAGTTTGAGACTACTTTCAAAGACAGAGTAATTTAAACTATATTCACTTTATAGGCAGCTACTTGAAGAATATAGAAGTCGATCAAGGTAAAGAGAAAAAGACTTTTAGACATGTTATGATGGAAATATTTGCTATGTGTGTTATTAAAAGTCATTGTTTTCACCACAAAAAGTGAAAGCAATCCTAGAGAAGAGTTACTATTTTATAAGCGAAACCATGTGCTTCAAATGATGAAGCACAAAGTTATCCCAACCATAAGAGGACGCTTCTTGCTTCAACTAGGAAGAGTTGGATTTGTACCGACTTAATTATAGCATTAAATTCATAcatgatttatattttaaaattttccatgATTTACTTCATCATGTACTATAGTGTTCTATCTTATAACAATTATTAGGGAAAGAGAAAGGAAGTCACAAATGGACTATTTATATTTAGTTAATAAAATTCTCCTACACTTCCTATACCAGGTCGGACCGCACTAGTAACAGCTTCCTGAAACTGGAATGACCTAGACAAAAGGTTTTAGACTACTTGCAAAGACAAGAGtagtttaaaatatgttttctttataGCAAGTTACTTGCAGAGGCAATCAAAGTAAGGAAAGACAGACTTTCATACATGTTATGATGGCACGATAAGTTCAACTTCATAGTATTTTTAAGGGCCATTGTTTTTGTCGCTTAAAGCAATAGAGCAAGCCAAGCAAGGAGTTATCACTTCAAGCAAAGCGAGGAAGCTTCAGAGAAGTGCGTGCTTCAAATGATGACACACAAAAATAATCCTAATCATAAGCGGACAATTTTTGGCTTAACTATGAGGAGTTGGACTAATATTAGCTTTATTATGGCATTAAATTCAAACATGtttggtatttttttatttccataACTTGTGCGCTTTACTTTAAAGAAGCATGCACTTCAGTTCTCGCTTTTTGCTTCAAGCCCATAATTCTTATTGCTTTTTATGGGCTTTACTTCAAATAAAGGTGCACTTCCATTCTCGCTTTTTGCTTCAAGCTCATAGATCTTGTTGTGTTTTTCGTCTTTCAAAGTATTGGAGCATCATGGTATAGGTTTGCCTAACAATTTGATCACTACATCAACAATTATGAAAGTGAGCCAATCAAGCTGTGTTTTCATATGGAAGGCCTCATGCTCAAAACGCATGGAGCTAGAAAACAACCAAAGTTCTCCTCTTTAAGTGGAGTTCATCATTTTCTCTTTGCGAGAAAGAACTTTTGGTCTTCTCCAATGAGGAAATGCGATGGGTCAATTTCCAATAATTAACAACACAAATCTTACGGAATTCAAAAGTAATTGAACTGACATTTAACATTCGTTTTCCCCATTATCAACTCACTGATCCTCTTCCTCTTTTACTTTCCCTCTCCCTCATCCTGGAAGGAATAAAACCTAGTGTAAGTTATGTCacatcttcaaaaaaaaaaaaaagttattattcgGAAATACAAACTTACTTTGGCCTCCCACTGTTGAGGCGTTATTTGAAATCTACTCCATCAGGTGGCTGTATGACACATGAACATCCAAAAAAGTTAACAATGTTCTGATTCACGACCTTCAACAACCAAATTGATGCTTTCGCTATGCAATATCTAAGCAATAACTAATTATCCAGAAACATAACACAGAGAATTGGATAAATTCAATTGCATTGCACAAAACCCAATGGAACGTGTTTTTGTTCAAGAACAAAGCAGCATTGATATAACATGTAGTTAAGCGAACAAGGGGAACACTATAAAATACATCAAGCGCAGAAATATTGGTCCGCAATAGCAATAAATATAACATGTTACCTAGAATCAGTTACAATTGGCACCCTCTGACTTTGACTCGGACTCGGACGATCCATCTCAGGAAACCTTAAATCAAACAGTGCTTCGTCCTCAGGTGCCCTCAGGTGGAAGGCCGGAACCAGAGGAGATATATTGTGCGCCTATAGTTAGTAAAAAAAGTGACATCACTAAGGAGATATTGTAatctataaaattaaattgaaacgGCTGCATGTTACAAGAGCTAACTGGTCTAGCAGAATGAGGAAAAGATGTTGGCGCAGCAAATGGGATAGGATACTCCACATTGTCAATAGCCTGTGCAGCCTGAGAATTAAAGAAGTATCATGCATTTAGATTATAATAGtctcaaaaaaaaagataaatttaatcTCATATTGAAATGCCTCTGATATTTACACAAGAACCTCATGCGTGCTAGAGTAAGGTTATCAAAATCAAATACGATGAGGGGGATAGAAGGATGACAACGGAAGTAATTACTCCATATGGGGTTAACTGtgtgaaaatcaattaaattactCTGGCCTTTTATGAAGAACCACACCAATATTAAAGTAGGAAATGGTTGCAAGATCTCCTTTTGGGAGGATAGGTCACATAGTTTAAAGGGTTTGTTCCCTGAATTAGCTGGTATTGCAGTACAACAGAATGTGAGTGTACCTGACATATGGACACAACAAGGATGGGACAATGAATTCAGGAAGAACTTCAATGACTGGGATTCTGTCATTGAGTTCTTCAGAATGTTGGAGGAGTTTAGAGCTACAAGTGAAGAAGCAGACTTTGGCAGAAATTAGATAGCAATGGCATATTCAAGGTGAACTCTGCTTACAAGTTATTGAACCGAGGAAACCAACAGGCACAACATTGGTCATGGAAGCATAAATGGAAGACCAAAATTCCCTTCAAAGTTGTCTGTTTTACTTGGTTATTAGCAAGAGAGGCTGTTTTGACACAAGAGAACCTCAAGAAGAGAAAATTCTCTTTATGTCCCAGATGTTACCTTTGTGGTGAAGAGGTTGAGACAGTTGGTCATCTATTTTGCAATGCAGGATAACTACACAGTTGTGGAGGATTTTTGTTAGCCTTAGGAGCATTAGTTAGTGTCATGCCTAACAAAATAACTCACTTGTTATATAGTTGCGAGGAAGCAGGAGTAGGAGCTGCAACAGAGACAAATGGAGAATTGTCTCAACTTGTATTTGGTGGATAATATGGAAGAAAAGGAATTCAAAATGTTCTGAGAGCAAAAAC encodes the following:
- the LOC138347783 gene encoding uncharacterized protein, producing MTQFWKKNFRLDKYLYNYLVKKGLHVTAEIFAIEANVVNPDTVAIESPEGLLMEWWDVFYEKFSSNQAKRAQEPYSEAAQAIDNVEYPIPFAAPTSFPHSARPAHNISPLVPAFHLRAPEDEALFDLRFPEMDRPSPSQSQRVPIVTDSSHLME